The genomic interval ACTCGGCCGCCATGCCGGCGGCGTACGGCGTCGACTTGCGCGAGCCCTTGAAGCCCACGCCACCCGAGGACGCCCAGCTGATGACGGCGCCCGACGGGTCGGTGATCGAGACGATCGTGTTGTTGAACGTCGACTTGATATGGGCCTGGCCCAGCGCGATGTTCTTCTTCTCCTTGCGGCGCGGCTTGCGCGCGGCGGTCTTGGCCTGTGCCATGAGTCTGTTCTCCTAAACCTGTGAACCCGGGGGCCGCGCCTTAGCGCGCCTTCTTCTTGCCGGCGACGGTGCGCTTGGGGCCCTTGCGGGTACGCGCGTTGGTCTTCGTGCGCTGACCGCGCACCGGAAGGCCGCGGCGGTGGCGCAGACCTTCGTACGAGCCGATCTCGACCTTGCGGCGGATGTCGGCGGCGACCTCGCGGCGCAGGTCACCCTCCACCTTGTAGTTGCCTTCGATGTAGTCGCGCAGCGCGATCAGCTGGTCGTCCGAGAGGTCCTTGACGCGGATCGACTCGTCGATCTCGGTGGCCTTGAGGATCTCGACCGAACGGGTACGGCCGATGCCGTAGATGTAGGTGAGGGCGATCACCACGCGCTTGTCGCGCGGGATGTCAACGCCGGCAAGACGTGCCATGCGGTTTCTCCTAGGAGTACGTGGAGGTGTGGAGCAGGATCGGTGCCCGGGCCTCCACCCGGGGTGTCCCCCACCGCAGTGGGATCTGATCCTGCCTGTATGTATTGAGTTGTGGGCTTGCGGAGGTTTCGGCTTACTCGCGAGGTTTCGGCTCGCTTCGCTCGCTCAACCTTGACGTTCGCGGCTCAACGCTCCTACGTCGCATTGAGCCGACTCACGTCAACCCTGGCGCTGCTTGTGGCGCGGGTTGGACTTGCAGATGACCATCACGCGGCCGTGGCGGCGGATGACCTTGCAGTGGTCGCAGATGGGCTTGACGGAGGGGTTGACCTTCATGATGTTCTTTCGCTGTCTTCACCGGGCAGGCCGAAGCCTGGGGTGTTACTTCTCGACCGGTCTCAGCGGTAGCGGTAGACGATGCGACCCCGGGTGAGGTCGTAGGGCGAGAGCTCCACGACGACACGGTCCTCGGGGATGATGCGGATGTAGTTCTGCCGCATCTTGCCGGAGATCGTCGCGAGGACCTTGTGTCCGTTGCTCAGCTCAACGCGGAACATCGCGTTGGGCAGCGCCTCGGAGATCACGCCCTCGATCTCGATGACTCCGTCTTTCTTCGCCATACGCTCGCTTACGCTCGGCAGACCGGTCGGTCTGCGGTGGATGGGTTGTGGTGCGGCGACACGCCAATGAAGGCGCAAGGCACCAAAGATCCAGTGTACGTGATAGGTGCGCGTCCGGCAAACCGCCGGCATCCGCCCCGCCCGTGCGGACGGGCGCCGTCCTACTGGAAGAGCCCCGTCTTACTGGAAGAGTGTCGCGAACTGCCCCTCGGCGGGGATCGTCGAGTTCGCGATGACCTCGCCGTTGACGGCGAGGGTCGGCGTGCCGATGCCGCTGGACCCCGGCTGCACGGGCGTCTTCTGCGTCATCGCGCTGACGAACTGCGTGTAGGTGCCATCGGTGACGCACGAGTCGATGCCCGTGACGCCGACGCTGGCGGCGATCTCGATGATCTCCGCGTCGGTGAGGCCGGTGGAGTTCTCTTCGGGCTGCTTCGCGAACATGGCCTGCATGAAGGGCACCGCGGCATCCGGGTCAGCCTCGGCGACGCAGTACATCGCGTTCGCGGCACGCGTGGAGAACTCGGTGCCCTGCGAGTAGCGGTCGAGGATCGCGATCGGGTGGATGTTGAGGGTGATGGTGCCGTCGCCCACGAGGTCGAGGATCTCGTCGCCGTACGTCTGCTCGAACGAGTTGCAGATGGGGCACATGAAGTCGATGTAAGTGTCGAGCGTCTGCTCGCCAGCGCCCACGACGACGGCGCCCGTCTCCTGGTCGATGCCCGAGCCGCTGGGCGCTGTCCCCGGGTCGGTCGCGGCGTTGTTCATCCAGACCACGAGTCCGATCACGAGGGCGATGACGACGACGACCGCCACGCTCACCCAGATCGCGAACCAGTTCGTCTTGCCCGCCGCTGCCTGTGCCATTGCCCGCGCCTCTCTGGCCCCGGCATCCGCCCGCGCCGTCTTCTATCTTCCCCCATCCGCGCCTATGCATTCCCCGTGAGCCCTTCCCCCGCGCCCGCCCGCGCGGTACGGATTCTCGCGAGACGGCACATTCGTGGCGAGACGGCATACGACACACCCCGTCTCGCCACAGATGCGCCGTCTCGCGCCGGAGCATCGCCTCCCCCACAACGCCCGAGGTGGCGAAGTTGTCCACGGTTGCGCTGTGACCCGCCCCACGACGCGCGTCGGATATCCACACTGGCGGCATGCCCCTTCTGCTCCGCGATCGCGCCCAGCTCATCACGCCCACGACGCTGCTCACGGCGCGCGATGCCGCGGCTGCGGGCATACGGCCCACGCATCGCACGCACCATCGGGTGCGCGCCGGCGTATGGACCCCGCTCGCGCACTGGCAGTCGCTGGCTCCGTGGGAGCGCTACGCCGCCCGCGTGCACGCTTACTTGCGCATCTGCCCGGACGCGATCTTGTGCCTCGAGTCCGCCGCGGTGATCCACGGCATCCCGCTGTTCGGTGAGGCTCGCGACATCCACGTCTACGATCCCAGCGCGACGAAGTCGACGCGTTTCGGCGACGTCGTCGTGCACGCCAGCGCCGATGCCCGCGACGTCGTCACTGTCGGGGGCATTCTCGTGACGAGCATGGTCGACACGGTCGTCGACCTGGCGCGCGTGCTGCCGCCGGCGCAGGCGCTGACCGTGGCGGATGCCGCGGTGTCCCCCGTGCAGGGTGGTGTTCTCCGCCTGGAGCAGCTCCGCGACCGCGCCGCCGGTCAGATCAACTCCCGGGGGCGCGCCCGCCTCCGCTGGGTGTGGGACCGCGTGAACGGCGTCGCGGAGTCACCGGCCGAAGTCGTCAGCCGCGCTGTCATCGAATGGACCGGATTCGAAGAACCGGTGCAACAGCCGGTCTTCCACTACGAAGGCCACGCCGACCGCACGGACTTCGGGTTCCGTTCCAACCGGGCCCTGTGCGAAGCCGACGGATGGGGCAAGTACGACCTCGATGATCCCGCGCGGGCCGAAGCGCACCTCCGCAACGAGAAGACGCGCGAGGATCGCCTGCGCCGCCACGGTCATCCGTTCGGGCGATGGGATGGCGCCGGCGCAACGAAGGTGACGCCGCTGGTGCGTGCGCTGCAGGCGACGGGGCTCCGCCCGTGCCACCCGGAGCAGCCCGCCATGCTCGCCACGCTGCGCCGCAGCCCGCGCACGCTGTAGCGCGCCGACCCGGCGAGACGGCAGATCCGTGGCGAGACGGCATGCGTCGCGTGCCGTCTCGGCACGGATACCCCGTCTCGCGGAAAGGGCGCCCGCGGCGCGCGGGGGTCAGGCAGGCGGAGTGGGGGTGACGCCGTAGGGGGCGAGGCCGGCGGCGCCCCCGTCGGCGGCGGTCAGCACCCAGATGCCCCCCTCGTGCACGGCGACGCTGTGCTCCCAGTGCGCGCCGTCGCTGCCGTCGACGGTCGTGACCGTCCAGTCGTCGTCCTCCACGAACGTCTCGTCCGAGCCCGACGTCACCATCGGCTCGATCGCCAGGCACAGGCCCGGCCGTACGGCGGGCCCGAGATCGGCCACGCGGTAGTTGAAGACCGTGGGACCCTCGTGCATGCGCCGCCCGATCCCGTGGCCGACGTAGTCGCGCAGGATGCCGTAGCTCACGCCGTCCGCCGCACCCGCCCGCTCGATCGACCCCTGCACCGCGTCGCCGACCTCGCCGACCCGCGCGGCGGACGCCAGCGCGGCGATGCCGGCCCACAGCGACCCCTCGGTGACGTCGGACAGCCGCTGCCGCGGCGCCACGACGTCCGGAGCGCCGCCGGGCACGACGAGCGTGATGGCGGAGTCGCCGTTCCAGGCCTTGAACTGCGCGCCCGCGTCGATCGAGACGATGTCACCGGGCTCCAGCACGCGCTCCCCCGGGATGCCGTGCACCACCTGGTCGTTGACCGAGATGCACGTCGTATGCCGGTATCCGCGCACCAGCTGGAAGTTCGACTCCGCGCCGCGCGCGGTGATGACGGCGGATGCCGCGGCATCCAGCTCTGCGGTCGTCACCCCGGGCGCAATCAGCTCGCGGACGGCGTCGAGGGCCGCGGCCGTGATGAGGCCGGGCTCGACCATCGCGCGCAGCTGCGCGGGGGTCTTGTACAGCGAGCGCCGCAGACCCATCAGGCCGCCGGCGTGATGCCGCGCGCGGTCAGCGCGGCGACGATCCGCTCGAAGACCTCATCGAGCGTGCCGACGCCGTCGACCGCGTCGACGATGCCGCGTTCGCGGTAGACGTCGAGGATCGGCGCGGTCTCGGACTCGTAGATCGACAGCCGCTTCGCGATCGATTCCTCGTTGTCGTCGGCGCGGCCCTGCTCGGTCGCCCGCAGCGCGATGCGGCGGATCGACTCGTCACGCGGCACCGACAGCTCGATGACCGCGGTCAGCGGCTCGCCCCGCTCGTCGAGAAACGCGTCCAGGTCGCCGACCTGGCCGAGGTTGCGCGGGTATCCGTCGAGCAGAAACCCCTGCGCGGCGTCGTCCTGCGACAGCCGGTCGCGCACGATCTCGCCGGTCAGCGCGTCGGGGACGAG from Microbacterium aurum carries:
- the rpsM gene encoding 30S ribosomal protein S13, with the translated sequence MARLAGVDIPRDKRVVIALTYIYGIGRTRSVEILKATEIDESIRVKDLSDDQLIALRDYIEGNYKVEGDLRREVAADIRRKVEIGSYEGLRHRRGLPVRGQRTKTNARTRKGPKRTVAGKKKAR
- the rpsK gene encoding 30S ribosomal protein S11, coding for MAQAKTAARKPRRKEKKNIALGQAHIKSTFNNTIVSITDPSGAVISWASSGGVGFKGSRKSTPYAAGMAAESAARQAAEHGVKKVDVFVKGPGSGRETAIRSLQAAGLEVGSISDVTPQAHNGCRPPKRRRV
- the infA gene encoding translation initiation factor IF-1 codes for the protein MAKKDGVIEIEGVISEALPNAMFRVELSNGHKVLATISGKMRQNYIRIIPEDRVVVELSPYDLTRGRIVYRYR
- a CDS encoding DsbA family protein, with protein sequence MAQAAAGKTNWFAIWVSVAVVVVIALVIGLVVWMNNAATDPGTAPSGSGIDQETGAVVVGAGEQTLDTYIDFMCPICNSFEQTYGDEILDLVGDGTITLNIHPIAILDRYSQGTEFSTRAANAMYCVAEADPDAAVPFMQAMFAKQPEENSTGLTDAEIIEIAASVGVTGIDSCVTDGTYTQFVSAMTQKTPVQPGSSGIGTPTLAVNGEVIANSTIPAEGQFATLFQ
- a CDS encoding adenylate kinase, with the translated sequence MTLGQAQGGAQPRLLIIGPQGSGKGTQGVRIAQAYGIPAVSTGDVFRANVKDGTELGLKVKAIIDAGDLVPDALTGEIVRDRLSQDDAAQGFLLDGYPRNLGQVGDLDAFLDERGEPLTAVIELSVPRDESIRRIALRATEQGRADDNEESIAKRLSIYESETAPILDVYRERGIVDAVDGVGTLDEVFERIVAALTARGITPAA
- the rpmJ gene encoding 50S ribosomal protein L36 — translated: MKVNPSVKPICDHCKVIRRHGRVMVICKSNPRHKQRQG
- the map gene encoding type I methionyl aminopeptidase, which translates into the protein MGLRRSLYKTPAQLRAMVEPGLITAAALDAVRELIAPGVTTAELDAAASAVITARGAESNFQLVRGYRHTTCISVNDQVVHGIPGERVLEPGDIVSIDAGAQFKAWNGDSAITLVVPGGAPDVVAPRQRLSDVTEGSLWAGIAALASAARVGEVGDAVQGSIERAGAADGVSYGILRDYVGHGIGRRMHEGPTVFNYRVADLGPAVRPGLCLAIEPMVTSGSDETFVEDDDWTVTTVDGSDGAHWEHSVAVHEGGIWVLTAADGGAAGLAPYGVTPTPPA